A segment of the Mangrovimonas sp. YM274 genome:
AAGTGTCTTTGTCCAAAACATCAAAGGTTATCAAGGTGCCTTCTCTGCCTTCTGGACGTTTTAGGTCTTTTACATGAGTGAAAATGGAGGAGTGTTCAGGAATTGAAGAAGGTTTATCCAAATCCAGAAGTCTAGGCAAAACCCTTCCGTAGCCACTAGAATCTACGATGAACTTGGCGTCTATGGAATAGTCATTTCCATATTCGTCCTTGACTTTGGTTGTAGAAGTCCCATCATCTTTTATGTCCACATCAACAACTTCATGTTGAAATTTTATGTCCACACCCCATTTTTGAAGCTCTAGGGCTAGTGTATTATCAAAATCCGCTCTTGGTACCTGCCAAGTCCAGTTCCAGCCTTCCGTATGCTTTTTACTAAAGTCGAAATTGCAGACAATATCATCTCTTAAAAAACGAGCACCGGCTTTTACTTCAAAATTTTGAGCTTTTAAGCAGTCCAATAACCCGACTTCTTCAAAATGGTCCATGCATCTAGGCAATAGACTTTCTCCAATGACAAAACGAGGAAATTGGCTTTTTTCTATCACTTTGATATTAAAACCTTGTTTGTGCAAATAAGCGGCAGAAACACAGCCCGAAGGACCAGCTCCTATAATTAAAACATCAACACTAGTATCGCTCATGGGCTTTGTGGAATAAATTCATTTATTATTTTAAATTTGCTAACCAAAATAACTACTTTCGTTTTAGTTATTAAAATTTAATCATAAAAATAACCCTTATTACATATAGATGCTAACATTTGACGGGAAACTAGGTATTGAAGATTTTTATAAAATTATTTTTGAGGATACTCCAATTCAAATTGATGAAATAGTTTTGGAGCGAGTGAGTAAGAGCTTTAATTTTTTAAAGACGTTTTCTGAAAATAAGGTCATTTATGGAGTTAATACTGGGTTTGGCCCAATGGCGCAGTATAAGATTAAGGATTCTGAACGTATTCAGTTGCAGTATAACCTTATACGCAGTCACTCTTCTGGTACAGGGCAACCTATTGGCCCGATGTATGTAAAGGCTGCCATGGTGGCACGACTGAATACGCTGTC
Coding sequences within it:
- a CDS encoding NAD(P)/FAD-dependent oxidoreductase encodes the protein MSDTSVDVLIIGAGPSGCVSAAYLHKQGFNIKVIEKSQFPRFVIGESLLPRCMDHFEEVGLLDCLKAQNFEVKAGARFLRDDIVCNFDFSKKHTEGWNWTWQVPRADFDNTLALELQKWGVDIKFQHEVVDVDIKDDGTSTTKVKDEYGNDYSIDAKFIVDSSGYGRVLPRLLDLDKPSSIPEHSSIFTHVKDLKRPEGREGTLITFDVLDKDTWFWVIPFSNGITSIGFVGKNELIDAYEGSSTERMKAMLKLSKYYSERFEDLDFEFAPVCIRNYSKAVKKFYGKGFVLTGNSAEFLDPVFSSGVTFATESALQSAKLIAKELNGENVDWETDYADYIKSGVNVFATYVKEWYTGNLQTLFFHRPENQEVKKQICAVLAGYVWDQTNPFVKKHNRIVASLAHLINMEKEKSE